One Indicator indicator isolate 239-I01 chromosome Z, UM_Iind_1.1, whole genome shotgun sequence genomic window carries:
- the SAXO1 gene encoding stabilizer of axonemal microtubules 1 → MSPVSPAPLHMLPSLKKCVCQLCSCGCHHCLHLPNWPYEKTEKPCMVSEYMERYPLYPVTAPRGPFKPERAHMAMQIPMEGISTTKRDYIAHEVLPQKPKTPAKHVKTDEYMDLASTYKQDYNCYPVPQVLPPCLPCVRRHTPNVKMDTRTTYEDDYVLWNGLKAKPIRPNDEFHPPEEKVDHRTVVQDDYLYRGPVVTQSCKPLILVQKTKDPFENITNYRVNYVPLPLEKRYVHANEKYKANEVPLDGLTTHKVSYKGLAGQPAKLAKPEQPKLLHDLPFSSITEFQEKYQAWPQPPLFTKKPDVYFPPLEKMDLHTTTQTHYKHSNGKPAKTCKPLAQATKSTEPFNSSSVMREDYKPLLCKRLNPIIHAPELTCPTQPMDCATTFQTHYVPHPLTVTKSCKPGCSDTKHHTPLDAKTVYATTYTPKGIVRCLATYKTPPGYSFEGVSADGHKLYLPASKSKCLQDEH, encoded by the exons ATGTCACCATTGTCTACATCTGCCCAACTGGCCCTATGAGAAGACTGAAAAGCCATGCATGGTGTCAGAATACATGGAGAGATACCCCCTTTATCCTGTCACTGCTCCCAGAGGCCCATTTAAGCCAGAGAGAGCACACATGGCCATGCAGATACCTATGGAAGGCATCTCAACTACAAA gagagattaCATAGCTCATGAAGTACTACCACAGAAACCTAAAACACCTGCAAAGCATGTCAAGACTGATGAATACATGGATTTGGCCTCCACTTACAAACAAGACTATAACTGTTATCCTGTCCCTCAAGTACTTCCACCATGCCTCCCTTGTGTGAGAAGACATACTCCCAATGTCAAAATGGATACAAGAACCACTTATGAAG ATGACTATGTGCTATGGAATGGACTGAAGGCCAAGCCAATCAGACCAAATGATGAGTTTCACCCACCAGAAGAAAAAGTTGACCACCGAACTGTTGTCCAGGATGACTATCTCTACAGGGGACCAGTTGTCACTCAAAGCTGCAAACCTCTCATTCTGGTTCAGAAAACCAAGGATCCGTTTGAGAATATAACTAATTATAGGGTGAATTATGTGCCACTTCCTCTGGAGAAACGTTATGTCCATGCAAACGAAAAATACAAGGCCAATGAGGTCCCATTAGATGGACTTACTACCCACAAAGTGTCTTATAAGGGCCTGGCAGGTCAGCCAGCCAAGCTTGCAAAACCAGAACAACCAAAGCTTCTCCATGATCTTCCATTTTCCTCTATAACTGAGTTTCAAGAAAAATACCAAGcctggccacagcctcccttgTTCACCAAAAAACCTGACGTAtattttcctcctctggagaaaATGGACCTTCACACCACTACTCAGACACATTACAAGCACTCAAATGGCAAGCCAGCCAAGACATGTAAACCGTTGGCCCAGGCTACAAAAAGTACTGAGCCATTCAATAGCTCTTCTGTAATGAGGGAAGACTATAAACCTTTGCTGTGCAAGAGACTAAATCCTATTATTCATGCTCCAGAGCTGACTTGCCCAACACAACCAATGGATTGTGCGACTACCTTTCAGACCCACTATGTGCCTCATCCTCTCACAGTTACAAAGAGCTGTAAACCTGGCTGCTCAGACACAAAGCATCACACTCCACTAGATGCTAAAACAGTCTACGCTACCACCTACACACCAAAGGGCATTGTAAGGTGCTTGGCGACTTACAAAACCCCACCTGGTTACTCCTTTGAGGGAGTTAGTGCTGATGGTCACAAACTCTATCTCCCTGCTTCCAAGAGTAAGTGTCTGCAAGATGAACACTGA